A window from Zingiber officinale cultivar Zhangliang chromosome 7A, Zo_v1.1, whole genome shotgun sequence encodes these proteins:
- the LOC122003026 gene encoding histone-lysine N-methyltransferase ATXR3-like: MGEGGVACAPSQRIMDRFPIPESLCGGKYVVSSNSFRAEKSSRNGERKDDVERKGEYGGEKEMKLDKKVKKMELEKGELVLERHRKGELEEGEFLNGELEKEELRNGEVEKGEFVPRKSRKSDVEVGERRKRDEASREVISDRRSKVELERGEFVPDKWKRTAEPEKTQTQSSRGRKLDKDKNDVLERLRKHARDFSPENSHRRSDRHTSDADSRKRSSSRWDGSVSDRDARKSSGEAKHDRHHSNLPDHSGSRTSSANSERCRRTESSSAFKVLSSSKYSSSRFTDPSLSSGGTHDRHSPGHSEKSPKERSSHSNSKDLSPRRTNRSPHEKSRHFDRRDRTPSRSNRSPRLRVRHQDHRDRTPVRSVRSPNPHDIRHSADHRESSRKNKVGEKHQSSRNDDKVGGKDHGEKDITNGKSNKSHADRSSVDKLCKEKLLHNSNRQSSEIPPLPPLPLPPPPPPPPPALPPPPLSAPGGFEDPSSMEEDMDISDTPPRDPISSDIDAWKWFYLDHFGTEQGPSKLVDLKQLVDDGFLLSDHLIKHADSDRWVTVENAVSPLAQLNIPSIVSDVVTQMVSPPEAPGNLLVDGAVLYQETSGSMPLQQALLTDEPSILPEFIQDYHIDERVKMLLDGYSIIDGKELEIIGEALNASFEHVDLENWGQSEGFSRFKAQTPFMYPRNEVARDQENFSTEVTEIRPVFASSEMDHFVPGGSHSDWFAGRWSCKGGDWKRNDDVNLERSYRRKLVINEGYPLCQMPKSGIEDPRRQKKEDLYYPSRSKRLDLPVWSFSSADDNSDNNIDQSKNVVSSRSVQTKPLPPRGTKGILLPVVRINTCVVKDHVSSEPSGKVKSIELHPSRSSRSHSSSERNSLREGSSRSKKSHEHDQQILQRCKTVLTVPRDRICTVDDLSIDAGDWFYLDGAGCEHGPFSYLELQELVGKGTILEHSSVFRKNDNTWLPITKKLKFSETINTEGGAGTSAEKGCSTLAQSFLNSASSSSHSLHSSHPQFVGFTRGKLHELVMRSYKNREFAAAINEVLDPWIIAKQPKKEMDKHFPFNSSITKSSAVLAHDLSRDTSWKSEDLLYRDGKRARLLIGDSDEDSEMGEAVIPSEKLDCSFEELCGECDVFADLVTTSQAENENWGLLNGRILARIFHFLKSDMKSLVYSASTCKHWNTLVNFYRNICKHFDLSSVGPKCTDAIFHLLMGGCDRKNLTSIGLMNCVNVTASAVEEVLLVFPHISFIDISGCCQFKELKVKYPNIMWIRRSGSAKSKNLEESYSKTRSLRQITENYSLSRTYQLLNGYLDDSDDLGNFATDEPNSFNRNNISGLQFKQGFYKRPKLLDARRSSELLSRDAQMRRWLHRKSENSYKKIEEFIANSLRSIIRGSKSEIFMPKISKIEDRMRSGYYVRHGLSSIKDDISRMCRDVFKSNRRNDGDMKKIIISFLQLIKKLDNPRLISERDEMGKAGKDNSDAGAYISEKYKKKQSRTLGEIKRSLSKLKQRAMDSESETSEENENDFSDEDERADDESTASDTESDMEVHSGNSTWESRGDEFCKLESIESVAIDDREWGARMTKAGFVPPVTRKYEIIDKYLLVADEEEVQRKMQVALPDDYSEKLLVQKNGIEESDMQIPEVKEYKPRKSLGVEVIEQEVYGIDPYTHNLLLDSMPDEPEWVLTDRHKFIEESLLRTLNKQVRQFTGAGNTPMVYPLRPVLEEMQMNAEEGGDRRTLKMCQAILKAIRSRPDDNYVAYRKGLGVVCNKKEGFEQDDFVVEFLGEVYPAWKWYEKQDGIRSLQKNNQEPAPEFYNIYLERPKGDRDGYDLVIVDAMHKANYASRICHSCRPNCEAKVTAVDGQYQIGIYSLGPIGYGEEITFDYNSVTESKEEYESSVCLCGSQVCRGSYLNLSGEGAFEKVLKDCHGVLDRHKLMLEACDSNFVSQDDYVDLGRAGLGPCLLDGLPNWLVAYSAHLVRFINFERKRLPDEILKHNLEEKRKFFSDICLEVEKSDAELQAEGVYNARLQNIALTLNKVKYVMRCAFKDAKKAPPPIEKFSAEGMVSVLWKGEGSLVEDLLHSMAPHVEPNVLSDLKSKIQAHDPSGSDNIENAIRKSLLWLRDELRNLPCSKKCRHDAAADLIHIYAYTKVFFKIRDYKSVTSPPVYISPLDLGPKYADKMGSGFQEFCKTYGENYCLGQLIYWYSQMNADPECRLARARKGCLLLPDISSYYTKSQKPLREHYSLRTVRFMMSRMEKEPQRPWPKDRIWLFKSNPKFFGSPMLDAALNKCPLDKEMMHWLKTRPAVFQG; the protein is encoded by the exons ATGGGAGAGGGGGGAGTCGCGTGTGCACCCTCGCAGCGTATCATGGATCGCTTCCCGATTCCGGAGTCACTCTGTGGGGGCAAATACGTGGTTTCTTCGAATTCCTTTAGGGCGGAGAAGAGCTCGAGGAATGGCGAGAGGAAAGATGATGTCGAGAGGAAGGGTGAGTATGGTGGTGAAAAAGAAATGAAGCTGGATAAGAAGGTGAAGAAGATGGAGTTGGAGAAAGGAGAGCTTGTGCTGGAGAGGCATCGGAAAGGGGAGTTGGAGGAAGGGGAGTTCCTTAATGGCGAATTGGAAAAGGAGGAGCTCCGAAATGGTGAAGTGGAGAAGGGGGAGTTTGTTCCTAGGAAATCACGGAAAAGTGACGTTGAGGTGGGAGAACGACGAAAGAGAGATGAGGCGTCAAGAGAAGTTATTTCAGATCGACGGAGTAAAGTAGAGCTGGAAAGAGGGGAGTTTGTTCCAGATAAATGGAAGAGAACAGCAGAACCGGAGAAGACACAGACTCAGTCCAGCAGAGGAAGGAAGTTGGACAAAGACAAAAATGATGTACTGGAGAGATTGCGGAAGCATGCCCGGGATTTTTCTCCAGAGAACAGTCACCGGAGAAGTGATAGACACACAAGTGATGCTGACTCCAGGAAGCGATCATCATCCAGATGGGATGGCAGTGTCTCTGATAGGGATGCTAGGAAATCATCAGGCGAGGCTAAGCACGATAGGCACCATTCTAATTTGCCTGATCATTCAGGATCAAGGACTAGTTCTGCTAATTCTGAGAGATGCCGTAGAACTGAATCCTCCTCTGCATTCAAGGTCTTATCTTCCAGCAAGTATTCATCTTCTAGATTCACTGATCCATCTCTTTCTTCTGGAGGTACCCATGATCGCCACAGTCCGGGCCATTCTGAGAAGTCACCAAAAGAGCGCAGCAGCCACTCTAATAGCAAGGACCTTAGTCCTCGACGCACCAACCGGTCCCCACACGAGAAGAGTCGCCACTTTGATCGTAGGGATCGTACTCCAAGTCGTTCAAATAGATCTCCACGTCTACGAGTTCGTCACCAGGATCACAGAGACCGAACTCCTGTGCGCTCAGTGCGGTCACCAAATCCACATGATATACGGCATTCTGCAGATCACCGAGAATCAAGCAGGAAAAATAAAGTCGGCGAAAAGCATCAATCTAGCAGAAATGATGATAAAGTAGGAGGAAAGGATCATGGTGAAAAAGATATTACTAATGGTAAGTCAAATAAGAGTCATGCAGACAGAAGTAGTGTTGATAAACTCTGCAAGGAAAAGCTGTTACATAATTCAAATAGGCAGTCTAGTGAAATTCCGCCTCTGCCGCCTCTGCCactacctcctcctcctccacctcctccacctgcACTTCCTCCACCACCACTTTCTGCACCAGGAGGTTTTGAAGATCCATCATCAATGGAAGAGGATATGGATATATCAGACACTCCACCACGTGACCCCATCTCATCTGATATTGATGCATGGAAATGGTTTTATCTTGATCATTTTGGTACTGAACAAGGGCCTTCGAAACTGGTTGATCTCAAACAGCTAGTGGATGACGGATTCCTCCTTTCTGATCATCTGATAAAGCACGCTGACAGTGATAGATGGGTTACCGTTGAGAATGCAGTTTCCCCCTTGGCGCAGTTGAACATTCCCTCCATTGTTTCTGATGTGGTAACCCAGATGGTAAGTCCTCCAGAAGCCCCAGGGAATTTGTTAGTTGATGGTGCTGTTCTTTACCAGGAAACATCCGGTTCTATGCCTCTGCAACAAGCACTTCTTACTGATGAACCTTCAATTTTACCAGAATTTATTCAAGATTATCATATAGATGAGAGGGTGAAAATGTTGTTGGATGGATACAGTATTATAGATGGAAAGGAGCTCGAGATTATAGGAG AAGCTCTGAATGCGTCATTTGAGCATGTGGACTTGGAAAACTGGGGTCAATCTGAAG GTTTCTCAAGATTCAAGGCTCAAACGCCATTCATGTATCCAAGAAATGAGGTTGCTAGAGATCAAGAAAATTTCTCAACAGAAGTTACCGAAATTAGGCCAGTTTTTGCATCTTCTGAGATGGATCATTTTGTTCCTGGTGGTAGCCATAGTGATTGGTTTGCTGGGAGGTGGTCTTGCAAAGGTGGTGACTGGAAGAGGAATGATGATGTTAATCTTGAGAGATCTTACAGACGGAAACTTGTCATCAATGAAGGTTATCCTCTTTGTCAGATGCCAAAGTCTGGGATTGAGGATCCTCGTCGGCAAAAGAAGGAAGATCTTTATTATCCTTCCCGGAGTAAAAGGCTTGATCTGCCAGTTTGGAGTTTTTCATCAGCAGATGATAATAGTGATAACAACATTGATCAAAGTAAAAATGTAGTTAGTAGCAGATCAGTCCAAACTAAACCTTTGCCTCCTAGGGGTACGAAGGGTATACTTCTTCCTGTTGTCCGGATAAATACCTGTGTAGTAAAGGATCATGTTTCTTCAGAACCTTCTGGAAAGGTTAAAAGCATTGAACTGCACCCTTCAAGATCTTCACGATCACACTCTAGTAGCGAAAGGAATTCTCTTCGTGAAGGTTCCTCTCGGTCAAAGAAGTCGCATGAACATGACCAACAAATTCTGCAACGATGCAAGACTGTGCTCACTGTTCCCAGGGATCGGATTTGTACTGTCGATGATTTATCTATTGATGCGGGTGATTGGTTCTATCTAGATGGTGCGGGCTGTGAACATGGACCTTTCTCATATTTGGAATTGCAAGAGTTAGTTGGTAAAGGTACCATATTGGAGCATAGCAGTGTCTTTAGGAAGAATGACAATACTTGGCTACCAATTACTAAAAAACTGAAGTTTTCCGAAACTATAAATACTGAAGGTGGAGCAGGCACATCCGCTGAAAAAGGTTGTTCTACTCTTGCTCAGTCATTTCTAAACAGTGCTAGTAGCTCTTCTCATTCACTTCATAGCTCGCACCCTCAGTTTGTTGGGTTTACACGTGGTAAGCTGCATGAACTTGTCATGAGGTCATATAAGAACCGGGAGTTTGCTGCTGCTATCAATGAGGTTTTGGATCCATGGATAATTGCGAAGCAACCAAAGAAGGAAATGGATAAACATTTTCCATTTAACTCATCTATCACAAAAAGCTCTGCTGTTTTAGCTCATGATTTGTCAAGGGATACTAGCTGGAAATCAG AGGATTTGTTGTATCGTGATGGAAAAAGAGCTCGATTGCTCATTGGAGATAGTGATGAGGACTCTGAAATGGGGGAGGCTGTAATTCCCAGTGAGAAGCTTGACTGCTCATTTGAGGAGTTATGTGGTGAATGTGATGTCTTTGCAGATCTTGTTACTACTTCACAGGCAGAGAATGAAAACTGGGGTCTGTTGAATGGGCGCATTCTTGCTAGAATCTTTCACTTCCTAAAGAGTGATATGAAGTCTCTTGTCTACTCTGCTTCAACATGTAAACATTGGAATACATTGgtaaatttttacagaaatattTGCAAACATTTTGATTTGTCCTCTGTTGGACCAAAGTGCACAGATGCTATCTTCCACTTGCTTATG GGTGGTTGTGACAGGAAAAACCTTACGTCCATCGGCTTAATGAACTGTGTCAATGTTACTGCCAGTGCTGTTGAAGAGGTCCTCCTGGTGTTTCCACACATATCTTTTATTGACATCAGTGGATGCTGTCAGTTTAAAGAACTAAAAGTTAAGTATCCAAACATTATGTGGATAAGAAGATCAGGTTCAGCTAAAAGTAAAAATCTCGAGGAATCTTATTCAAAAACAAGAAGCCTAAGGCAGATAACAGAAAATTACTCATTGTCAAGAACGTACCAGTTGTTGAATGGCTATCTGGATGATTCTGACGATCTAGGAAATTTTGCCACTGATGAGCCAAATTCCTTCAATAGAAACAATATTTCAGGCCTCCAGTTCAAGCAAGGTTTTTACAAGCGACCCAAGCTACTTGATGCTAGAAGGTCTTCAGAACTTCTATCTAGGGATGCACAGATGAGACGCTGGTTGCATAGAAAATCTGAGAATAGCTATAAAAAGATAGAGGAATTTATTGCCAATAGTTTGAGGAGCATCATAAGAGGGAGCAAGTCCGAAATCTTTATGCCCAAA atttcaaaaattgaagatAGGATGAGAAGTGGCTATTATGTTCGACATGGCTTGAGCTCTATCAAGGATGATATTAGTCGGATGTGCCGTGATGTATTTAA ATCAAATAGACGGAATGAtggagacatgaaaaagattatCATTTCCTTCCTTCAATTGATAAAGAAGTTGGACAACCCAAGGTTGATCAGTGAAAGAGATGAGATGGGAAAGGCAGGAAAAGACAATTCTGATGCAGGAGCATATATATctgaaaaatacaaaaagaaacaaagcagAACTTTGGGTGAAATTAAGAGGAGTCTCTCCAAACTAAAGCAGAGAGCAATGGATTCTGAAAGTGAAACATCAGAAGAGAATGAAAATGATTTCTCTGATGAAGATGAAAGGGCTGACGATGAAAGTACTGCTTCTGATACAGAAAGTGACATGGAAGTTCATTCAGGAAATTCAACATGGGAGTCAAGAGGAGATGAGTTCTGCAAATTGGAGTCCATTGAGTCAGTGGCAATAGATGACCGGGAATGGGGTGCTCGCATGACTAAAGCTGGTTTTGTTCCTCCTGTTACCAGAAAGTATGAGATCATTGACAAATATCTTCTTGTAGCAGATGAGGAGGAAGTACAAAGGAAAATGCAAGTTGCATTACCTGATGATTATTCTGAGAAACTATTAGTCCAAAAGAATGGTATTGAGGAGTCAGATATGCAAATTCCTGAGGTTAAGGAATACAAACCCAGAAAGTCTCTTGGAGTTGAAGTAATAGAGCAAGAAGTATATGGAATAGATCCTTATACGCATAACCTCCTCTTGGATTCTATGCCAGATGAACCAGAATGGGTTCTTACAGATAGACATAAATTTATAGAAGAG TCTCTTCTCCGGACATTGAATAAGCAAGTCAGACAATTCACTGGTGCTGGTAacactccaatggtttatccttTGCGACCTGTTTTAGAAGAAATGCAAATGAATGCAGAGGAAGGAGGTGATAGACGAACACTGAAAATGTGCCAGGCCATCCTAAAGGCTATAAGGAGCCGTCCTGATGATAATTATGTTGCTTATAGAAAG GGCCTTGGGGTTGTCTGTAATAAGAAGGAAGGATTTGAGCAAGATGATTTTGTTGTTGAGTTCTTAGGAGAG GTTTATCCAGCCTGGAAATGGTATGAAAAACAAGATGGTATACGGTCCTTGCAGAAAAATAATCAAGAACCAGCACCTGAATTTTACAACATATATCTGGAGAGACCGAAG GGTGATCGTGATGGGTATGATCTTGTTATTGTTGATGCTATGCACAAAGCAAATTATGCAAGCAGAATTTGTCACTCATGCCGACCTAATTGTGAAGCAAA AGTTACAGCTGTTGATGGTCAATACCAGATTGGTATTTATTCTCTAGGACCAATTGGTTATGGCGAAGAAATCACCTTTGATTACAACTCTGTGACAGAG AGCAAGGAAGAATATGAATCCTCAGTTTGTTTGTGCGGTAGTCAAGTTTGCAGAGGCAGCTATCTGAATCTTTCAGGAGAAGGAGCATTTGAGAAG GTTTTGAAGGATTGCCATGGAGTTTTAGACCGTCATAAGCTAATGCTAGAGGCTTGTGATTCCAATTTTGTCTCCCAAGATGATTATGTTGACCTAGGAAGGGCTGGTCTGGGACCTTGTTTGCTTGACGGATTACCTAATTGGCTTGTTGCCTACTCAGCTCATCTG GTGAGGTTTATCAACTTTGAGAGGAAAAGACTTCCGGATGAAATTTTAAAGCATAACCTAGAGGAAAAGAGGAAATTTTTTTCAGATATATGTCTTGAGGTTGAGAAGAGTGATGCTGAGTTACAG GCTGAGGGTGTATATAATGCAAGGCTTCAGAATATTGCACTCACTCTTAATAAG GTAAAGTATGTTATGAGGTGCGCATTTAAGGATGCAAAGAAAGCTCCACCTCCGATTGAAAAATTCTCGGCAGAAGGCATGGTTTCAGTCCTTTGGAAAGGGGAGGGTTCCTTGGTCGAGGACTTGCTACATTCCATGGCACCTCATGTAGAGCCAAATGTACTTAGCGACCTAAAATCCAAGATTCAAGCCCATGATCCATCTGGTTCCGATAACATCGAGAATGCAATCCGCAAGTCTTTATTATG GTTGAGGGATGAATTGCGAAATCTTCCATGCAGCAAGAAGTGTCGGCATGATGCTGCTGCAGACTTGATTCATATATATGCTTACACAAAAGTGTTCTTTAAGATCCGG GACTACAAGTCTGTTACATCTCCCCCAGTCTACATCAGCCCTCTGGACTTGGGTCCCAAATATGCCGATAAGATGGGGTCAGGTTTCCAGGAATTTTGCAAGACCTACGGCGAGAATTATTGCCTGGGCCAGTTGATCTATTGGTACAGCCAGATGAATGCTGACCCAGAGTGTCGACTAGCGAGAGCTCGCAAAGGTTGCTTATTGCTGCCCGATATCTCTTCCTACTACACAAAGTCCCAAAAGCCATTGCGTGAACATTACAGCCTTCGGACTGTACGGTTTATGATGTCGCGGATG GAGAAAGAGCCACAGCGGCCATGGCCAAAAGATCGAATATGGCTTTTCAAGAGCAACCCTAAATTTTTTGGCAGTCCGATGCTGGACGCTGCCCTCAATAAGTGTCCATTAGACAAGGAGATGATGCACTGGCTCAAGACCAGGCCGGCAGTGTTTCAAGGCTGA
- the LOC122003028 gene encoding U-box domain-containing protein 8-like — translation MEGEMEFPEDFRCPISLEVMTDPVILSSGHTFDRSSIQRWIDSGNLTCPVTNLPLPPSPSLIPNHALRRLISSFLARRPPPSADADSDDYYHHESCRLFTRLSFPSDSASLSGVLRLAQQGGAAARSLILDSGAVASVLLPHVAASDRPDLQDLSLRVLLHLSLEGDDARLGLVAEGAIDPIVAALVSSSSSASLAATLLTSLAVVEVNKATIGAHPLAIPRLAALLLDGGARERRESATALYELCKFADNRRRTSIAGTVPQLLRLAREGSERAVRVLVLLSRCREGKDEMINAAGFAAAMTEAIRTGTLFTIEHALSLLNLVSSESKAVALEAIKEGILDLCSAFSGDLNQKTRKNAKQLIFTLQNARFQAFFP, via the coding sequence ATGGAAGGAGAAATGGAGTTTCCGGAGGACTTCCGGTGCCCAATCTCGCTGGAGGTGATGACTGACCCGGTGATCCTCTCCTCCGGCCATACCTTCGACCGCTCCTCCATACAGCGTTGGATAGACTCCGGTAACCTTACTTGCCCGGTCACCAACCTCCCCCTCCCTCCCTCCCCGTCCCTCATCCCCAACCACGCCCTCCGCCGCCTCATCTCCTCCTTCCTCGCTCGCCGACCTCCTCCCTCCGCTGACGCCGACTCCGACGATTACTATCACCATGAAAGTTGCCGCCTTTTTACCCGCCTCTCCTTCCCCTCCGACTCTGCCTCCCTCTCCGGCGTCCTCCGCCTGGCCCAGCAAGGTGGCGCCGCCGCCCGAAGCCTTATCCTCGACTCCGGCGCCGTCGCCTCAGTCCTACTTCCTCATGTCGCCGCCTCCGACCGCCCCGACCTCCAGGACCTCTCCCTCCGCGTGCTCCTCCACCTTTCCCTCGAGGGCGACGACGCTCGTCTCGGCCTCGTCGCCGAGGGCGCCATCGACCCAATAGTCGCCGCCctcgtctcctcctcctcctccgcctcccTCGCCGCTACCCTCCTCACTAGCCTCGCCGTCGTCGAGGTCAACAAGGCCACCATCGGCGCCCACCCCCTCGCGATCCCCCGCCTCGCCGCGCTCCTCCTCGACGGAGGCGCGCGGGAGCGCCGCGAGTCCGCCACGGCCCTGTACGAGCTCTGCAAGTTCGCGGACAACCGTCGAAGGACCTCCATCGCCGGCACCGTGCCGCAGCTCCTGCGCCTCGCCAGAGAGGGCTCCGAGAGGGCGGTCCGCGTGCTGGTTCTCCTCTCCAGGTGCCGCGAAGGCAAGGACGAGATGATCAACGCCGCCGGGTTCGCCGCCGCCATGACCGAGGCGATAAGAACCGGCACCCTGTTCACCATCGAGCACGCCCTCTCGCTGCTTAACTTGGTCTCCTCAGAAAGTAAAGCCGTGGCTCTGGAAGCCATTAAAGAAGGCATTTTGGACCTTTGCTCTGCTTTCTCCGGCGACCTCAACCAGAAGACGAGGAAGAACGCCAAGCAGCTGATCTTCACACTGCAAAATGCGCGGTTTCAAGCCTTCTTCCCATGA
- the LOC121999800 gene encoding subtilisin-like protease SBT1.5, producing MAARPTSHCPSPALNVICSVVAPLGWFRGLMIGSGLDAGVKDGVDIFSISIGSQYTPLDQDVVAIGSFAAVKKGIFVSCDAGNDVPDNFTLANEAPCVLNVAASRVDRRFRASVKLPNGKVYEAHNKLPKDVATFVKSHDANALIFIAPKLEGATVIITELDFPGIWLASQDGSNLIYYLISSSDPSASIVFDGTDLGISPTLVVAYFSSWGPSRAMPGILKPDISGPGLNILEGWISSNDTPGYAIRSGTSLSTPHLSDVATLLKATHPTWSLAAIKSAFVTTADANMFDERRLRLLHLRQIRQKGTRNMARGVVDCSKSMTEEKLNYPSILVALKVRATTKVSRTVTNVGPTRSSYTISVTVSKTFMSATITLKILTFTKLNEQKSFTVRGEWGVDGPSTSDIKFVEGKLTWTSDDGKHVVTSSLVISAPK from the exons ATGGCTGCTCGGCCAACCTCCCACTGCCCGAGCCCCGCTTTGAATGTAATCTGCTCAGTTGTGGCTCCGCTTGGCTGGTTCCGAGGTTTGAT GATCGGGTCTGGGTTGGACGCAGGTGTCAAGGACGGCGTCGACATCTTCTCTATCTCGATTGGCAGCCAATATACGCCATTGGACCAAGATGTCGTCGCCATTGGTTCGTTCGCCGCAGTCAAGAAGGGGATCTTCGTCAGCTGCGACGCCGGCAACGACGTACCTGACAACTTCACCCTCGCCAATGAGGCACCGTGCGTCCTCAATGTTGCGGCAAGCAGGGTTGACCGAAGATTCAGGGCCTCCGTGAAACTCCCCAACGGAAAG GTCTATGAGGCCCACAACAAACTTCCAAAAGATGTGGCGACGTTCGTCAAGTCCCATGACGCCAATGCGTTGATCTTCATTGCCCCGAAACTCGAGGGTGCCACCGTCATTATCACGGAGTTGGACTTCCCTGGAATATGGCTCGCCTCCCAAGATGGCTCTAACCTCATTTATTATTTAATCTCGTCTTCTGACCCCTCTGCATCTATCGTCTTCGATGGGACGGATCTCGGCATATCCCCTACCCTCGTCGTGGCTTACTTCTCCTCCTGGGGGCCTTCTCGGGCAATGCCGGGAATCCTCAAGCCAGACATCTCCGGCCCTGGACTTAACATCCTCGAGGGCTGGATTTCTTCCAATGACACTCCTGGGTATGCTATCAGATCTGGCACATCCTTGTCGACGCCTCACCTCAGTGACGTCGCCACGCTCTTAAAGGCCACACACCCTACTTGGTCACTGGCAGCTATCAAGTCGGCGTTTGTCACCACGGCAGACGCCAACATGTTTGACGA ACGACGATTACGTCTGTTACATCTGCGGCAAATTCGGCAAAAAGGCACTAGAAATATGGCACGCGGAGTCGTGGACTGCTCAAAGAGCATGACGGAAGAGAAACTCAACTACCCGTCGATTTTGGTGGCCCTGAAAGTCAGGGCGACGACTAAGGTGAGCCGGACGGTCACAAACGTCGGGCCGACGAGATCGAGCTACACGATTTCAGTGACTGTATCGAAGACTTTCATGTCAGCTACTATCACCCTCAAGATATTGACGTTCACCAAGTTGAACGAGCAGAAGTCGTTCACTGTGAGGGGAGAATGGGGTGTCGACGGACCTTCCACTTCCGACATTAAATTTGTGGAGGGAAAGTTGACTTGGACTTCCGATGATGGTAAACATGTGGTGACGAGCTCATTGGTCATCTCCGCCCCGAAGTGA